The DNA sequence CATCACTAAACAAACGAACTAATTACGAATTGCCGGAATTAAAGGTTAGTGTAGCTCTAGTGGTTGATCcaataattcaatttgaaagattttctaattttattcgattaaaaCGATCATTTGCTTATGCTTTACgattcattcataatattaaatcgcttaaaactaaaaaaagaggGATTCTCACGACAGATGaattacaaatttcatttaattatctttGCAAATTTGCTCAAATACAGTCATTTCCTGATGAATATAATGCACTAAGACAAActcaatttatttcaagtaaaagTATTCTTCAGTCACTTAACGTATTTTTAGATAATTCAGGCATTATTCGAGTAGGCGGAAGATTAGAACACTCAAATTACGACTACGAAAAGAAACATCCAATAGTTTTACAGTCTAAACattatttaacgattttaatttttcgatACGAACACATAAAACAAATGCACGCTGGACCGcagcttttattatatacggtGCGTAACTACATATGGCCATTAGCTGGCAGAAATCTCGCACGTCGCACTGTACGCAACTGTGTTCGATGTAGGCGCTTACAGGGTCGTACGTTAACACCTATAATGGGCCATCTCCCGTCACAACGAACTATACCAGCATTTCCATTTCTTACGACAGGGGTAGACTTCGCAGGTccatttatgattttaaataagaaaggcCGCGGCGCAAACTTTCAAAGTGTTACTTATGTCTTTTTATATGTTTCCGATACAAATGCGTGCATTTAGAAGCCGTAACAGAGCTGTCAAAGGATGCCTTTGTTATGACATTACGGAGATTTGTTGCCCGACGCGGCAAACCGCTTGAAATCTATTCCGATAACGGTAGGAATTTCGTTGCCGTTGCAAAGGAAATCGGTAGtttcttaaaagaaaatcaaaactCTCTATCGGAGTACGCAGCTaccgaaaatataaaatttcattttataccaACTTACGCTTCTCATTTTGGGGGATATTGGGAAGGCGGCATCAAGTCAGCTAAGCACCACATTAAAAGAGTAATGGGCAATTTAAATCTCACGTACGAAGAACTTTCTACTTTGTTTGCACAGGTGGAAGCTATTCTAAATAGCCGACCCTTATATCCTGTTTCTTCTTCCCCTCACGACCTTCTTTCTCTCACTCCAGGGCACTTCCTGATTGGCCGACCACTGTCTTCCCTGCCAGCTCCAGTCTTGGAGGAAGAAAAGGCTACTCGCCTGCAGCGCTATAACCGCATAGAGCAAGCTCGCCAGCATTTCTGGAGACGCTGGCAAAATGAATATGTCAGCGAGTTGCAGCAGCGATCCAAGTGGCGTACACAGAAGTGCAACCCTCTTCGTGTCGGGGATTTAGTTCTTCTCCAAGAGGACAACAATCCACCCCTTCATTGGCGTTTGGGACGTGTCATCCACTTACATCCCGGCATCGATGGTGTGAGCAGAGTTGCTGATATCATGACTGAGAGAGGCAGCGTACGGAGGCCATTTACAAGACTATGCCCTCTACCAAATCAAGATGATAACTAGAATACCGAAGGTATTCCAGGGGGGGTGCTTATGTACGCGCCTTCATTAATTTGTGGAGCAAATATTGCCTGCGACGCATTACCGATAATGTAGATAAGGCTGTTCGCAATGCTACATACGAAGACTACATACGAAGCCCTGCCGACCAATCGTTGCAGCCCGACGTCATCAAAGGTCCGACGTCATCGACCGAGGAGAAGGGACCCTGCAACGACGACACTTTTTTTCGAGACCTCTGGGCGTTCGGCGATAATCATCTTcgttcttgtattttatattttgagacCATAAGTTCCTGTAATCTTCTTTTGAGCATTAAATTGATTTGTACAGTGCTCGAAGTTTAACTGTAGTTAGGCTTCCTAATATTTCTGTGTCCGAGACAGTAAATGTCAccttaaattgtaaataccgttagattataacctatctcgcgagattataacatactgcttacaatttaatgcatttatatattagatgcttatagatatattttagatgcttttagattataatctaccgaaggtaattaaagttaaattataaaaactctaaaataacctaacctaaccgaaatatcgtaaactatcgaaattttGGACGTTTTATTATGAGTTGaatcaccgttcacaatatttcagcagtttacaatctcgcgagatagattagcATCTAactgtatttacaattctacggtgtaatatagaaacataaagtATTGCAACATGCCAGAATAATGACCACTGGGAAAGTATTTCACAATTTTTATAGGTTGGCAGATTGGCTTATAGACATTGGTTTTGAAAGAAATTATCATGATCAACACactatcaaccttgggaactaagtagtTATTTATATCCCCTGTGcttgtagatacactggcttacttatgCTACATATACAAGCCTGTCTGTATCggttatttaacaattaaacttGTCTGTTATACGAATATAGATGAAACTCGTGTTTTTACTacaaaatagaatttatttgaaaattactttTCAATTTGTTTACAGGAAGAGAAGACGGAGGTACGCGTGCCAAAGAATTGCTTGATCGGCTTATTTTCGGGCTCTTTGTTtacagtgctattctgtaagaaatcacgTCGTATTTCACTCGTGAGATATTTAAAACCGACGTCACCGTTCGTCGTCGTCGTTCGTCATCGTattctattttgaaatttaaacgtaataattattatagttaatatcaCTTAGGAAATATTTATGAGCGTGCTCTGTGGTTCAAGTTTGTTCTTTAGGTGATATGAGATCATTCTGTGGAGCTCACTCGAGTGAGAATTCAACGTCCTTGGATTGgttcactatttatttaatttgacactTTTTTATTGTGACTTTGAGTGAtcgagtaaaattaaaaacgcgAACTGCGAACTTATCGGAATCGTTGCCGTTGAACCGTTATCCTATTCCACTAACACAACGCCGAAATTGGATCGATATATAATTGGGATCATATAGTCACCGATATAAATAACTAGAATTGGCCCTCAGTTACGATTCGTCCCATAAACGAAAAGGTCCTATTGCTCtgttatataatctatttatataaaaacgattactgattatataagattaatcacgaaatctctgaAACTATACCAGCTACAAGCTTGAAATTTGGTAGGTAGGTTTTTTatggtgtagacatccgctaagaacggattttacgaaacccCTTGGTTTTGGGGTTTAGAAGTTTGTGTAAAgccacaggttcagctagtagcTCTATATGAGCGATCGATAAGAAAACGTGGATTACATTTTCGAATAGCGTTTGGCAGCTAAGTATGTACAATGAGCTAAATTATCTGAGTAGTTATCAAAGAATTTTTCATACGAAATCAATCCGCTCAGGGACCTTCGATATCAACTAATCTTTTACCTTTTTTATCAATCAGGATATTGAGTACGTTGAAGTTTTAAAAACTAGTGTTTGCGTAATAAAGATTCGctcttgtgattttttttttaaattttattatcaactcTCGGTAACCAATGAAAGAGTAAACTGACGTTGGAGTGGAAATCTCTTGAGGATCCTTCGAACAATTCTATGCAAAGATTTATTCAtggattcttttttttattattatttatcggcGCGCCTTGGGGGTAAAACTAGCTCGTACGCCGTGACGAGAAACGCATGACGTTCTCTAATACTTTCAATCGTCATTTCCTCTGATCtctattctttattaataaaataatgaagtttatatttttaagtttaagtgACTACAACCGCCCATGgacaacaccggggggcttgcaggggCGTTGCTGGTTTTTAATCGCTGATATTACCCTTCTGGGGGTAATATAACCAAATTCTTCACAACCGTCGTCTTTTGGGGCTAGGGGAATCGGGCCTACGAGATTTTCATATACCGAACGAAACGCAGCAGCTTAGCTACCACTTTACGCCGATTTTAGGTAGTACTTCTCCAACAAGGTATGCAGCGTGGCAATACCACTATACATTTGTTTGCTTGTTACGCTTACGATTATGAAGACATTTTGCAATCAAGTTGTCAGAGGTACAAAAAAGACACAAGTTTGAGTGAGCAGTTGCATACAACAATTGCTTCCCTCCCCCTCAAACGTGGGCGAAGCAAAGAGTGGAATCTaggaaactaatattatatacttaattgctGTGTGTTATTTATAGGAATCATTCTTTGAGTTCATTTTTTGGatatgttaaagtttttaattactaattacataaTGAAGTTTAATGGCCAGTTACCTCGAGGGTAGTTTAAGTAAAGCACTTAAGTCACGGATTTAACGTACGAACTGAATATTGCATTGAAAATGCGTGAAGGGAATTTCGTCTTCAGAAGTGAGGGTTCAAATGCAGATTCGAATACAGACAAGCACCTTTTTatgatgtgtttataatttcttgtgctcggcggtgaaagaaaatgtCGTTCTGCCAGATGCGTATCCACCTTTTTGGAGCTGAATAGTAGAACGTGCTCCAAATTATTTCAAGAAGAAAGTCGGTTAAAGGCTATCATTTTTACGAAGGCAATTTTTACATGGCTGCCCAATAacgaatgtaatattttcaggGTTCGTGTATGTACTCGTATGTATGTAGGTGAGTTTTTACATAACCTTAAGTGACATTggctataaattaatgaatatatataatcacaggcacaagggacataacatcttagtttccaaggttggtggcgcataggtgatgtaaggaatggttaatatttcttacagtgcctttgtctatgggcggcggtgaccacttaccatcaggtggtccatatgctcgtccgccaaccaatgccataaaaaaaatgcaaggcgtgtcttttaatatttaaattaagaacatgttattgttaatttaaatattaccttaGAATTTCTATTAAGTTTAAGATTATTGAGActgtctaaaaaatatattaagctttATACGCTTTCGCAAGTCGACAGCTCTTTAAAACTTACTTGATATATTACCAAGTGTAAGACTCGCGTTTTATGATCGAAGTTTAATCTCAACAGTTGAAACTATCTCTAGAGACGTGTATtcagctttaaatatattattagtttaataaaacggttcgtttagtacatttttttctcGGGCTGACTTCAAACGATAAAGTCAGGGATTTATCACGATGACCTATTTCGAATAATGtactcaaatattaaaattcaattactgTGTTattgtagtatatatttaaaggcaatgattatttttctttatgttttttttttttctatatacgttataagatttaattagtCATTGTGTTGATATCAACTTGATTGCATCATAATGTACACTAGtaggtctcccgcgaaacttcgcgtttattttaaaatatttttttttggaatttcgaGACTTATGACAGGTTTGGTTTTGAATTCATTACAAATTGCATGAAACTCATTTgaatttggcgccaaaatgatgcaACCTCTTGTGATATTTTCAACATCATTAGTTAAGTTAGatttggagtttgtcgaaaacaatttactttcattttgtttacgtttattttttcttaaacagccgtagtaccgctctctaacaagccagtaacttttttccgctctttaaaatttatatttgataaagcgtaacaatttagtaaattcaagtcaaaaatcctctttaattttctgcacatcttcggctggagctcttcaaaatgagaccataacagATTATTTGGGTGCAGCCATCGTCCATTATATAAGATTACGTCATGAATACAAgtgaaatttgataaataatttgaaaacaccTTCAATTAAAATTTCTCTCTTCGTAAAAAccatatattcaaatacaagCACAACCGTTGGAAGATGTTCTACGACATGGCAATGTTACTTATACTAAAACCTCATCGGAGACGCGTTGCGACTTTtggtatgttattaataattataatgatttgatACAGCTAGATATAATAAAGGtaacgtttatttatctttgaatatagactcaatttaaataaagaattgagTGATAAGCTATTTAGATAAGTCATGTCGTGATATGTTTAAAACTTACATCCTGACTTTTTACTTCCAATCGcggaaaattaaattactatggAGCTATAAATTTGACGGTAAGAAATATGACTGCTACGTCActaaaacaaaaccaaataGAATTGAACTAGCGTGGAGTGTTCCGTATGATGACTATGCTGTACGAGGAAGGATGGCAGACCTAAAAAGGTTGATCGAGTTATACGAATAATTAATGGTAGTCATACAGTTATCTTAAAatgttaagtaataataaaagtcagcgatttttttttaatttaaaattaaaataaaggcaACACACACAAATACCCACATTAAtgcttactattattattattttctaatctgACAACTCAGTTATctaaagacaatttttttttttacaaataaggttcgttatttttttttctctgaaactatttcaaatttatatagcGCACATATCGTCcaagtatacataaataaacatatttggtGAGAGTTGATGGTGAATTTGACGGAGCATTCATCCAGGAACCCCTCATCCGATATTACCGTAATTTTTCCGCAACTTTGACAGCAAGATAAAAGTCTT is a window from the Vanessa atalanta chromosome 23, ilVanAtal1.2, whole genome shotgun sequence genome containing:
- the LOC125073164 gene encoding uncharacterized protein LOC125073164, which encodes MTLRRFVARRGKPLEIYSDNGRNFVAVAKEIGSFLKENQNSLSEYAATENIKFHFIPTYASHFGGYWEGGIKSAKHHIKRVMGNLNLTYEELSTLFAQVEAILNSRPLYPVSSSPHDLLSLTPGHFLIGRPLSSLPAPVLEEEKATRLQRYNRIEQARQHFWRRWQNEYVSELQQRSKWRTQKCNPLRVGDLVLLQEDNNPPLHWRLGRVIHLHPGIDGVSRVADIMTERGSVRRPFTRLCPLPNQDDN